The Fusarium musae strain F31 chromosome 10, whole genome shotgun sequence genome window below encodes:
- a CDS encoding hypothetical protein (EggNog:ENOG41), with protein MERASTAPENSSQPRNRPSNSAAGSISRHSEMNRLLDSLAKDVEYRNGDGQRSRENSLTPSARRGATPTPTAQSAKDLSWKYPGGREATGDFLICVAHREMDRRRESQPNLTYTTEERFPIEEFLGWRIYDKDSVVISVRWADGSPDTEEPEEIMHIDCAQTLLNFWRRQGGRGPATGLRENRILRVLKSRESRKDKGSELLLCQWIGLPASDRYTTWMSEEEVQDRALGQWLEFKTGVDNIFG; from the exons ATGGAACGCGCTTCCACTGCCCCCGAGAATTCGTCGCAACCCAGAAATCGACCGTCGAATAGTGCAGCTGGTAGCATCTCCAGACATAGCGAAATGAACAGGTTGCTTGACAGCCTCGCAAAGGATGTTGAATATCGCAACGGTGATG GACAACGCTCTCGGGAGAATTCCCTTACGCCCAGTGCGCGGAGAGGCGcgacaccaacaccaacagcacaGTCTGCCA AAGATCTAAGTTGGAAATACCCTGGCGGTCGGGAAGCGACTGGTGATTTCCTCATCTGTGTTGCGCACAGGGAGATGGACCGTCGACGCGAGTCGCAGCCGAATCTCACATACACAACGGAAGAGCGGTTTCCAATTGAGGAATTCCTGGGGTGGAGAATATACGACAAGGATAGTGTGGTGATCAGTGTGAGATGGGCAGATGGCAGCCCTGATACTGAGGAGCCGGAAGAGATCATGCACATCGACTGTGCCCAGACACTATTGAACTTCTGGAGACGGCAGGGTGGTCGCGGTCCGGCAACTGGCCTACGAGAAAATCGCATATTAAGGGTTCTTAAAAGCAGGGAGTCCAGGAAAGACAAGGGCAGTGAGTTACTGCTCTGTCAATGGATTGGGCTCCCAGCAAGTGACCGATACACCACTTGGATGTCTGAGGAAGAGGTCCAGGATAGGGCCTTGGGTCAATGGCTGGAGTTTAAAACGGGGGTGGACAATATCTTCGGCTGA
- a CDS encoding hypothetical protein (EggNog:ENOG41), producing the protein MGLLLLPAVVLAALVVYYVLFPKKKTGLDLPPGPKPLPIVGNVFDLPPAGTAEYKHWAKFKDLYGPISSINVLGTPLVVLSDREALHDLLEKRSTKTSSRPWSPFASELCGYSVFLPVIPYGNKFRYFRKLVHQQMGTKLICSKFRDTQDLESLRFLVRTIERPEEFQKHIKTEASAIILRIIYGYNIEPKKVDPLVSLIEKMMINFSDAFVPLSWAVDIVPSLARLPDWFPGTSFKKTAREWRNTTDQALNTPYNFVMDQMGSGTNRPSYVSQLMSSKSFKNGNGTGEPTKEDIEAVKATATIMYGGGADTTVSTISSFVLAMIAFPEVQKKAQAEIDRVTGGERLPTFEDQDRMPFINALCKEALRWMPVVPTTTTHVTEEEIEYRGYRIPKGTYLIPSTWWILHDPEIYANPDAFDPERFISPRDEPDPSDFAFGYGRRICPGRYLAEDSIFMTVARLLAVFDMRKAVDENGKDIDVVIDGTPGLISHPVEYAYSITPRSAKHVEMVRAAERVHPWEESDSSLLKKDSPV; encoded by the exons ATGGGCCTCCTCTTGCTTCCAGCTGTGGTTCTAGCCGCACTTGTCGTGTATTACGTGCTCTTCCCCAAGAAAAAGACTGGCCTTGACCTCCCTCCTGGTCCCAAGCCTCTCCCCATTGTTGGTAATGTCTTTGACCTTCCGCCGGCTGGAACGGCTGAGTATAAGCACtgggccaagttcaaggatctGTATGGACCCATCAGCTCTATCAATGTCCTTGGAACGCCCCTCGTTGTCCTGAGTGACCGAGAGGCTCTTCATGACTTACTGGAGAAGCGGTCGACCAAGACCTCGTCCCGACCTTGGTCACCCTTCGCAAGTGAGCTATGCGGATATAGCGTATTCCTTCCTGTCATTCCCTATGGAAACAAGTTTCGATATTTCCGTAAACTGGTGCACCAGCAGATGGGCACCAAGTTGATCTGCTCCAAATTCCGCGACACTCAGGATCTGGAGTCACTTCGGTTCCTTGTAAGGACGATTGAGAGACCCGAGGAGTTCCAGAAGCATATCAAGAC TGAAGCAAGCGCTATCATCTTGCGAATCATCTACGGATACAACATTGAGCCCAAGAAAGTCGACCCTCTCGTCAGCCTgatcgagaagatgatgatcaaCTTCTCCGACGCCTTTGTTCCCCTGTCCTGGGCCGTCGACATCGTACCCAGCCTCGCCCGCCTCCCAGATTGGTTCCCCGGAACTTCTTTCAAGAAGACTGCAAGAGAATGGCGTAACACTACCGATCAAGCATTGAACACCCCTTACAACTTTGTCATGGATCAGATGGGTAGCGGAACAAACCGACCGTCATATGTCTCTCAGCTCATGAGCAGTAAGTCATTTAAGAACGGCAATGGTACTGGAGAGCCTACCAAGGAGGATATCGAAGCTGTTAAGGCTACTGCGACTATCATGTACGGCGGTGGTGCTGATACTACCGTCTCGACTATCAGCAGCTTCGTCCTTGCCATGATTGCTTTCCCCGAGGTTCAAAAGAAGGCTCAAGCTGAGATCGATCGCGTCACTGGAGGCGAGAGACTGCCGACATTCGAGGATCAGGACCGCATGCCTTTCATCAACGCCCTCTGCAAGGAGGCTCTTCGATGGATGCCTGTCGTTCCTACCACTACGACCCACGTTACtgaggaagagattgagTATCGTGGATACCGCATTCCCAAGGGCACATACCTCATCCCCTCAACGTGGTGGATTCTCCATGACCCCGAAATCTACGCCAACCCTGATGCCTTCGACCCTGAGCGCTTCATCTCGCCCCGAGATGAGCCTGACCCCAGTGACTTCGCTTTCGGATATGGCCGCAGAATCTGCCCTGGTCGATATCTGGCTGAGGACAGTATCTTCATGACAGTCGCTCGATTGTTGGCGGTGTTTGATATGCGCAAGGCTGTTGACGAGAACGGAAAGGACATTGATGTCGTGATTGATGGCACACCAGGTTTGATTAGCCACCCCGTCGAGTATGCTTACAGCATTACACCAAGAAGCGCCAAGCATGTTGAGATGGTTCGGGCTGCGGAGAGGGTACATCCTTGGGAGGAGAGTGACTCTAGTCTATTGAAGAAGGATTCTCCTGTTTGA
- a CDS encoding hypothetical protein (EggNog:ENOG41) yields the protein MRGYQSFPFLASALLPRVLAGPGQSLDAICKSTEGTYGCDKYFQIPYGSEPITTCFNTSPCGVQILTNNRNICDLIDDAMGNDGFVGGYTAYCREAPRAIKEVKTERAVWVDGKLKGAKWIALATANSAEEEFANRGFKYGSTRSTVLSNQLANKDGWVVQKAAEINTKSYLDLVERLSKCDAGGCSEDKLDSVLEWFLEWIPKGTEIKNGQMSKMLADWEKTFATPYKNRIMAIKNAATTVQTRVKTVQTKVDSIKKSICQKNACSGKTASTYLNNVSAALKAVKDLNNIIAAANSADEKREFIYYNFLGNIQAAYNLDTQYLIPNNLVDIMDEGRFDTLRGIMHGYGTVTSEINMYANDIKRNLTPLILLTKHESRSRDALKKINAQLTQNWKNNAELSKTAASRKVRDGFIQIQGNLKKELQGSLTTLINAIDAFDNDFLKFPLRGNKMVVEWGTASYDRWYNLEFKYPCRKEVTKTFTEAGFSKDHTWPVFSPCTFTAQKIDMPKGWIPYIKYRFVKP from the exons ATGCGTGGCTATCAATCCTTCCCATTCCTTGCCTCGGCACTTTTGCCCAGGGTCCTTGCTGGACCTGGTCAAAGTCTCGACGCCATCTGCAAATCCACTGAAGGAACCTACGGTTGTGACAAGTACTTCCAGATCCCATACGGCTCAGAGCCTATCACAACATGCTTCAACACTAGCCCCTGTGGCGTTCAAATATTGACCAACAACCGGAACATCTGCGACCTTATCGACGATGCCATGGGCAATGATGGCTTCGTCGGCGGCTACACAGCATACTGTAGAGAGGCACCCCGAGCTATCAAAGAAGTCAAGACAGAACGCGCTGTCTGGGTGGACGGTAAACTCAAGGGCGCTAAATGGATTGCTTTGGCAACTGCCAACAGCGCTGAAGAG GAATTTGCCAATCGCGGCTTCAAGTACGGGAGCACCAGGAGCACTGTTCTTTCCAACCAACTTGCCAACAAGGATGGGTGGGTAGTACAGAAGGCAGCAGAG ATCAACACGAAGAGTTACTTAGACCTTGTCGAGCGCCTTAGTAAATGCGATGCTGGTGGATGCTCCGAAGACAAACTCGATTCCGTCTTGGAATGGTTTCTTGAGTGGATTCCAAAGGGcactgagatcaagaacggTCAGATGTCAAAGATGCTCGCCGACTGGGAAAAGACCTTTGCTACACCCTACAAGAACCGAATCATGGCCATCAAGAATGCTGCAACCACCGTTCAAACGCGTGTCAAGACGGTTCAAACCAAGGTCGACTCGATCAAGAAGAGTATCTGTCAGAAGAACGCTTGCTCCGGCAAGACCGCTTCTACATACCTCAATAATG TGTCTGCCGCTCTTAAAGCAGTCAAGgatctcaacaacatcatcgccgCCGCTAACTCTGCCGACGAGAAGCGCGAGTTCATCTATTATAACTTCTTGGGCAACATCCAGGCTGCCTACAACCTTGATACGCAGTATCTTATCCCTAATAACCTTGTTGATATTATGGATGAAGGGAGATTCGACACGCTTCGCGGCATCATGCATGGCTACGGTACTGTCACTTCTGAAATCAACATGTATGCCAACGACATCAAGAGAAACCTTACTCCTCTCATTCTCCTGACCAAGCACGAGTCGAGATCTCGTGATGctttgaagaagatcaacgCTCAGCTGACTCAGAACTGGAAGAATAACGCGGAGCTCTCTAAGACTGCGGCTTCACGCAAGGTTCGTGATGGCTTCATTCAGATTCAGGGTAACCTGAAGAAAGAGCTTCAAGGTTCTCTCACTACCCTCATCAATGCGATCGACGCTTTCGATAATGACTTCCTCAAGTTTCCTCTCAGAGGTAACAAGATGGTGGTCGAGTGGGGAACTGCGTCGTATGATCGCTGGTACAATCTTGAGTTCAAATACCCTTGCAGGAAGGAAGTCACAAAGACATTCACCGAGGCCGGATTCTCAAAAGATCATACTTGGCCTGTCTTCAGCCCCTGCACATTCACTGCTCAGAAAATTGATATGCCCAAGGGCTGGATTCCATACATCAAGTATCGCTTCGTCAAACCATGA
- a CDS encoding hypothetical protein (EggNog:ENOG41), with protein sequence MTNTTNKTDMDLETEDGYAALLERLKADLIKAEPSKGQLVTDYPDPEALAEAFRQEATKSKGTKEEKPAYVTPIPDLYEPCLIPEKDLVLMSISDMRLQTHHCGKKVLLRVKTAPARAAAIMTIVEDGEGTAVLLSLYHQLHVDLLTIRHPAQGSIAILKDPFFETIAEEAYALQVYHPSDIIWLEDHDERIPEQWRVNRETMNSAEYRAEGEELANKEHWLPALHSYNLAIDTAVSPDEKRQAHLGRSEVNLRLDRPYQAMRDAIEGDHPTDCTEESLILQARAFYTLGDFEECLQKLRVLTVLFPKSVLGLSLKSTVSKRLKEQYDGEYAFEDMLVEAQERPPLIDCATFSSLVEIRDAPGRGKGLFLTKDVSAGDLILCEKAFSYCFMDKESHKTYPVLANVPREEAKGGGVVLLWAQVTEKLYHNPEHIYTVQELFHGDHKKLHITECDECPVVDGLMVERIIHYNAVNTPKTTSNDFETRVFIKKETALVIENMDSTYSTSGIWLLASRINHSCVSNCRRSFIGDMQIIRATQDMSAGTELLLSYCTPITFESYEEVQKRLSTWGFKCTCDICKTRSKENKATLEKRRKIYNEALELLKTQVLQFNFAKARTLLKQLENTYKGKSANKVRLELAEICFAMGDHYTKSVMPADFVKMSVKSLESLGFIIVAYIPGQKPDDYRFEVKKWGISTNYVVYLFLNLAHMYGIVSRQLSIKVFNYAIISYRMLVGEVVSMPRLLPDAAEHFNSIVHTAMSIRS encoded by the exons AtgaccaacaccaccaacaagacaGACATGGATTTGGAGACGGAAGACGGCTATGCCGCTCTCCTGGAACGGTTGAAAGCTGACTTGATCAAAGCAGAACCAAGCAAAGGTCAACTTGTAACTGACTACCCAGATCCTGAAGCTCTTGCCGAGGCATTCCGACAGGAAGCTACGAAAAGCAAAGGCACGAAAGAGGAGAAACCCGCCTACGTCACTCCGATCCCAGATCTCTACGAGCCATGCCTAATCCCCGAGAAGGACCTTGTACTGATGTCCATCTCTGACATGAGactccaaactcatcacTGCGGTAAGAAGGTCTTGCTTCGGGTGAAGACCGCACCCGCTCGGGCCGCAGCTATCATGACCATcgtggaagatggagaaggaaCGGCAGTCCTACTATCGCTTTACCATCAGCTCCATGTTGACTTGTTGACCATCAGACATCCTGCTCAAGGCTCCATAGCCATCCTTAAAGATCCCTTCTTCGAGACAATAGCCGAAGAGGCTTACGCCCTGCAAGTCTACCACCCAAGCGACATCATCTGGCTGGAAGACCACGACGAGAGAATCCCCGAGCAGTGGAGAGTCAACAGAGAGACCATGAACAGCGCAGAGTATCGGGCCGAGGGAGAAGAGCTCGCGAACAAGGAGCACTGGCTGCCCGCACTACACTC TTACAACTTGGCTATTGATACAGCAGTGTCACCAGATGAGAAGCGGCAAGCACATCTCGGCCGTTCCGAAGTCAATCTCCGACTGGATCGCCCTTATCAGGCGATGCGAGACGCTATCGAAGGAGATCACCCTACAGATTGTACCGAGGAGTCCTTAATTCTTCAAGCTCGCGCATTCTACACCCTTGGAGATTTCGAGGAGTGCCTACAGAAGCTTCGGGTTCTCACAGTGTTGTTTCCCAAGAGCGTGCTTGGTTTGAGCCTGAAGTCAACCGTCTCTAAAAGACTCAAGGAGCAGTATGATGGCGAGTATGCATTTGAAGACATGCTtgttgaagctcaagagagaCCTCCACTGATTGACTGCGCCACCTTCTCCTCTCTTGTCGAGATCCGCGACGCCCCTGGCCGAGGCAAGGGGCTCTTCCTTACCAAAGACGTATCTGCTGGGGACTTGATACTCTGCGAAAAGGCGTTCTCATACTGTTTTATGGATAAAGAGAGTCATAAGACATATCCCGTCTTAGCGAACGTGCCCCgtgaagaagcgaaaggtgGTGGCGTTGTTCTCTTGTGGGCACAAGTTACCGAGAAGTTGTATCACAACCCAGAACACATTTATACCGTCCAAGAACTCTTCCACGGCGACCACAAGAAGCTCCATATCACTGAATGTGACGAATGTCCTGTTGTTGACGG CCTTATGGTAGAAAGAATCATTCACTACAACGCAGTGAACACCCCGAAGACTACAAGCAATGACTTCGAAACCAGAGTTTTTATCAAGAAAGAGACCGCCCTAGTGATCGAGAACATGGACTCCACGTACTCGACCTCTGGGATCTGGCTCCTCGCTTCCCGAATCAACCACAGCTGTGTCAGCAACTGTCGGCGTTCCTTTATTGGCGACATGCAAATCATCCGAGCTACGCAAGACATGTCCGCCGGGACGGAGCTGCTTCTCTCCTATTGTACTCCCATCACCTTTGAGTCCTACGAGGAAGTACAGAAGCGCCTGTCAACTTGGGGTTTCAAGTGTACGTGCGATATATGCAAGACCAGAAGCAAGGAGAACAAAGCTACCCTGGAAAAGCGACGCAAGATCTATAATGAGGCTTTAGAGCTTCTGAAGACTCAAGTGCTTCAATTCAACTTTGCCAAAGCCAGAACACTCCTGAAACAACTGGAGAATACCTACAAGGGAAAGTCTGCCAACAAAGTTCGACTAGAGCTTGCAGAAATTTGCTTTGCGATGGGCGACCACTACACGAAGTCGGTAATGCCCGCTGATTTTGTCAAGATGAGCGTGAAGTCGCTCGAGTCACTTGGCTTCATCATTGTCGCGTATATTCCTGGCCAAAAGCCTGACGACTATCGATTCGAAGTGAAGAAATGGGGCATATCGACCAACTATGTTGTTTACTTGTTCCTTAATCTGGCACATATGTACGGTATAGTATCTCGACAGCTCTCCATAAAGGTTTTCAACTACGCCATAATCTCGTACAGAATGCTTGTTGGCGAAGTGGTCTCGATGCCACGGCTGCTCCCGGACGCCGCTGAGCACTTCAATTCTATTGTTCACACTGCAATGAGTATCCGGAGTTGA
- a CDS encoding hypothetical protein (EggNog:ENOG41), whose amino-acid sequence MHFTAILTTAVATLAFTAAAAPKTENFATASVYAFNRDQNTHKFVDAPLGKLTHVDYQITDLELRGVQFLLPDGEKIDPENVTCQMYKDSLGTQPGSAAFTKKTPAHISLFNPVQFGWVLCYFNVNSA is encoded by the coding sequence ATGCACTTCACCGCTATCCTCACCACTGCGGTTGCAACCCTCGCCTTCACCGCAGCAGCTGCCCCCAAGACAGAAAACTTCGCAACAGCCAGCGTCTATGCCTTCAACCGAGACCAGAACACTCACAAGTTCGTCGACGCTCCCCTTGGGAAGCTTACGCACGTCGACTATCAGATTACCGATCTTGAGCTCCGTGGCGTTCAGTTCCTTCTCCCCGACGGCGAGAAGATCGACCCTGAGAATGTGACCTGTCAGATGTACAAAGACAGCCTTGGTACCCAACCTGGGAGCGCTGCTTTCACGAAGAAGACTCCTGCTCATATCAGTCTCTTCAATCCTGTTCAGTTTGGATGGGTTCTGTGCTATTTCAACGTTAATAGCGCCTAA
- a CDS encoding hypothetical protein (EggNog:ENOG41), whose product MAVLSISLFAGAAALIFIGVLIVRLRSPLASLPGPRLGLLTPWQLRYHELRGKRTQYVHQMHQKYGNAVRVAPNEVVFSSLDAMKEIYLSKGSGFDKTSFYNLFSQFGLRTMFSMLLKGPHSQRRRVIADRYANTNVNREDSLHGIQERSRNFITRCRDAPKQELDVYMFLHCYAFDCVTHHLFHPHGSDSILQASDEETLHEAVFDNSLVRRLLNYYHPTLGSVTGKLGLFGKSRGIPRATELVLNGVKKGGVADFTLVSRMQEEKFGMGIFDIASECMDHMLAGIETTGDALCFLMWQISQPGYTFIQERLRDEFRANPDVPFDQLEYLEAVVKEGLRVFPSIPMSLPRCVPEGGATVDGHWIPGGTIVSCQPYSMHRMDEEVFPRPDSFEPQRWLEEKGSTERNRLFFAFSNGGRACIGRQTVPADGMTCDMSMDDQIFTSRPKDQKCIMKFIEWD is encoded by the exons ATGGCGGTACTCtctatttctctttttgctggagcagcagcgctcatcttcatcggtgTTCTAATCGTCCGTCTGCGCTCACCTTTGGCTTCCCTACCAGGACCTCGCCTAGGTCTCCTTACACCCTGGCAACTGAGATACCACGAGCTACGCGGCAAAAGAACACAATATGTCCATCAAATGCACCAGAAGTACGGAAACGCAGTCCGTGTAGCCCCAAACGAGGTTGTCTTCTCGTCACTTGACGCTATGAAGGAGATCTATCTGTCGAAGGGCAGTGGCTTTGATAAGACAAGTTTCTACAACCTCTTCTCTCAGTTCGGGCTCAG GACAATGTTCTCAATGCTGCTAAAAGGCCCA CATAGCCAGAGACGACGGGTAATCGCTGATCGTTACGCAAACACCAATGTAAACCGTGAAGATTCTCTACACGGCATACAAGAAAGATCACGAAACTTCATCACTCGGTGTCGAGATGCTCCAAAGCAGGAGCTTGACGTTTAC ATGTTCCTCCACTGCTACGCGTTCGACTGCGTCACGCATCATCTGTTCCATCCCCATGGTAGTGACTCGATTCTTCAGGCGTCAGACGAAGAAACACTCCATGAGGCGGTATTTGACAATAGCCTTGTTC GAAGACTCTTGAACTATTATCACCCGACTCTTGGTAGCGTTACAGGCAAGCTGGGCTTGTTCGGAAAGTCACGCGGTATTCCTCGAGCTACAGAACTCGTGCTCAATGGTGTGAAAAAGGGCGGTGTCGCTGACTTTACACTGGTGAGTCGCATGCAGGAAGAGAAGTTCGGCATGGGCATATTTGACATCGCATCTGAATGCATGGATCACATGCTGGCTGGGATTGAAACCACTGGTGATGCGCTGTGCTTTCTGATGTGGCAGATCTCCCAGCCAGGCTATACTTTCATACAGGAGCGCCTGCGCGATGAGTTCAGAGCCAACCCTGATGTTCCTTTCGACCAACTTGAGTACCTCGAAGCAGTCGTCAAAGAAGGTCTCAGAGTCTTCCCTTCGATCCCTATGAGCTTACCAAGGTGCGTGCCCGAAGGCGGCGCAACTGTAGATGGCCATTGGATACCTGGAGGTACCATTGTGAGTTGTCAACCATACTCAATGCATCGAATGGACGAAGAGGTGTTCCCTCGCCCAGATAGCTTTGAACCGCAGAGATGGCTAGAGGAGAAAGGCTCAACTGAGCGAAACCGACTGTTCTTTGCGTTCTCTAATGGAGGCCGTGCATGCATCGGAAGGCA AACAGTCCCTGCGGATGGCATGACTTGTGATATGAGTATGGATGACCAGATCTTCACATCTCGACCGAAAGACCAGAAGTGCATTATGAAGTTTATCGAATGGGATTGA
- a CDS encoding hypothetical protein (EggNog:ENOG41), with translation MSLQEPSLLYAVMAFAAVHLDAISMLPGNSQRLIDSLHWASINHLRRLLEHADTTSQTVALATTRTLCQAQIYGGTSLWRIHLDGARAIIQSSQTGQVMTRPNIAVNTGFLDSWFHNAEALASLSPAGLLGGQLLFHGQSDSGAFLDIYGGVMSDLPALFKEVGALLEKKHTRTPELELETDSLVQQILGRLFRDKAENMVIASDMLSSLSANDIQNYALSNAGFLYMALLHLYCSMRSLPPFAAEVRFCIAQIINCAHKMSRESGLSPRVLLVSPLFTAGLYAIGSARDEIRHELADIGRWMKTPHLFKTLELLERVWLQHPDDSTRTWETIEDISVDFLPY, from the coding sequence ATGTCGCTCCAGGAGCCCAGCTTACTCTACGCCGTAATGGCTTTCGCCGCTGTTCACCTTGATGCCATCAGTATGCTGCCCGGAAACTCGCAACGACTTATCGACAGTCTCCATTGGGCAAGCATCAACCATCTCCGAAGATTGTTGGAACATGCTGACACCACGTCACAAACCGTAGCATTGGCTACAACGAGAACGCTCTGCCAGGCTCAGATCTATGGTGGAACATCATTATGGCGCATCCATCTCGATGGTGCGCGTGCTATCATTCAGTCTTCTCAAACAGGCCAAGTGATGACTCGGCCTAACATTGCTGTGAACACGGGGTTTTTGGATAGTTGGTTCCATAATGCGGAAGCACTAGCTTCCCTGAGCCCGGCCGGGCTGCTCGGTGGTCAGCTTCTTTTCCACGGCCAGTCTGACTCTGGGGCGTTTCTCGACATTTACGGTGGCGTCATGTCTGATCTTCCAGCATTGTTCAAAGAAGTCGGAGCTCTCCTGGAAAAGAAGCACACACGGACACCTGAACTCGAACTCGAAACGGATAGTCTCGTCCAACAGATCCTTGGTAGGCTTTTCCGCGACAAAGCCGAGAACATGGTCATCGCATCAGATATGCTCTCGTCCCTCTCAGCGAACGATATCCAAAACTATGCCCTCAGCAACGCCGGGTTTCTCTATATGGCACTCTTGCACCTGTACTGTAGTATGAGATCTCTGCCTCCTTTCGCTGCCGAAGTCCGCTTTTGCATTGCTCAAATCATTAATTGCGCTCATAAAATGTCTCGTGAGTCTGGACTGTCGCCTAGAGTACTGCTAGTCTCACCCTTGTTCACCGCTGGGCTTTATGCTATCGGGTCTGCGCGAGATGAGATCAGGCATGAGCTGGCAGACATCGGAAGATGGATGAAGACTCCTCATCTTTTTAAGACACTGGAGCTATTGGAAAGAGTTTGGCTTCAACATCCTGATGACTCCACGCGCACTTGGGAAACGATTGAAGATATCAGCGTTGACTTTCTTCCTTACTAA